The Candidatus Hydrogenedentota bacterium region CGGACACCCGGCATCCCGAGGGCAGGCGGCCGGTTCTGGTCCGTGTGATTGACGAAGACGGCGATCTCGAGGCCGGAGACGAACCCGATTACGACAGCGATCTTTATCTGGCCGATTGGAACGCGGACGGCACAGTCAATGTCGTATGCGACTACACGGACCGGACGGGCGCTAACGAAGTCAGCGAGATGGCGTTCTATTTCCCGCGCGGCGAGAGCGTGATGTGCTGGTATGGCGAAGATGTGGGCGACGACAACCTTCTGTGGTACGACGCCGCTTACACGTACGACCAGCGGCTTTGCCAGGGGCGCACCCATTTCGGCGGCGACGAGCTCTTCTGCGCCTTCGTCCTCGAGCCGGGCAGCCCCGAGTGGGTGCCGCAATGGGAGAATCCCTTTACCTTCTACGACCACGACCACGATGGAGTGACCGAGGAAGTCATCCGCATCGAGGGCACGGGCAACGTCGTCAAGAACCTTCGCTACAGTTTCGATGCGGACAACGACGCCACATGGGACCAGCCCCGGGACTTCGACGTGTCGGTTACCGCGCACGCGGGCGAGGGACAAGGCTTTGATCTTCGATACGCGACCCGGCGCGTGCTTCGCGGGGTCCCCACCGGACCGTTTCTCGCCTATCACACGGTGCCGGGGTTCGCCATCGAGACCCGGTGGGACAAGCGTATGCTCACGTGGGACGAGATCGACCGTAACGTGGATCGCGACGGCGCCGCGGATACTATGGAACGATGGGAGGGCGTTATCGCCAAGGGCAACGAGGCTTTTCCGCAGGTGGGAGGCCCGAGTTCGGGACCGTTCAACAACCGCTTCGAATTGGCAGGGAGTCCGGGTCTCATCCGGCTTTATTACGCGCCCGTGGACCAGCGCCTCCACCTGTTGGGGGCAGAAACGATTTGGCTCGCGGCAGATCCGAATCACGACGGCACGGCGGACATGCGCTACACCTACACCGATTCGGATGGCGATGGCCGGATCGATGTGTGGGAACTGGATGCGGACGGCGACGGGACCGCTGATGACCGGTGGACATCCACGGCGGAGTGCACGGACGTAGCGTACGATTGGGGCCAGGTTCAAGCGATGATGATACCCGTCCTCGAAACGGCGCCGGGGCAGCTTTTTGTGCTCGCCTCACGCCTTCGCGAGGCTCTTGTTGCGAAAGGCGGCAGCGGCGGCGACCCTGTCTGGGCACTGGTGGATTCGGACTTCGCCGCCGAGGCGATCCGCGAGGAATTCCGGGAGGACTACCTCCAAAGCAACGAATCGCTTCGGTTCTACCTGGATATTGTCAAAGATCGGCTGATTCTGGCGCTGAAGAGAGCGCACGACGACCCCGGGTTCTGGGAAAGGTTCAACGCTATGCGCGGAGCGGGAGACCTCGAGGGGATGCGCGGACTGGTCGAAAAGACCTTTACCATCACGACTGCCGCTCCGGATTTTGGAGAGTGGCGGGCGTCCAGACTGGCGGCATTTGCCCGGCCCAAAGTGGCTTGGGCGCAGGACTGGGTGCCGCCGAATATCGGCTGGGAATCGGAGCTGGCGGGGTACCGGGTGTATTGGGGCCAGTTCGATTTCTTCGGTAAACAGCAACGGGCGCTGGTAATGCCGGCGTTCGGGAATGGCGCGAGCTATCACGCGGAACAGCCGTGGGGCATGGACGCGCTGCACGTGAACCAGACCGGCGGGCTCGGAGCAGTCACCCTCTACGCCAGCGGCCAGGCGTATCCCGTGTACAGCCCCGAGGGCAAGGGCGCAATTGTCTGGTCGAAACGTTTTATCAGTATGGATGACGCCTCGGTCACGGTCGAGGTGACGGCCGAGAATGTGGGCCCTCAGGAGGCACCCTATACGGTCCGGTTCACCTGCTCCGCCCTGGCGGACCGGCCCGACTCGCCCATCGAAGTCGTGGTGGATGGCGGGCCAGCGGATGTTCCCATCGAGCTCGGCATTGGCATCACGCGGATGGCTCAAGAAACCTTTGCGATAGATACCGCAGCGGGCGTAATGGGCAGTTGGGGCGTACAGGGGACCGATATCGGGTGGATCGGACTCGGAGTAGTCTTCCCGCCAAAGCTGTTCGTGAGGGCGATGGATTCCGAAGCCGAGCATGAGGTGATTCTGGCCGCGAAGGCAGGCGTGCCCTTGCGGTACCACATCCAGGGCGATTGG contains the following coding sequences:
- a CDS encoding DUF4861 family protein is translated as AEPAELFERLFGGAIRLDPDIHRQVREGEPGKRHYVDHDGDGRPEEVWFIDTDTRHPEGRRPVLVRVIDEDGDLEAGDEPDYDSDLYLADWNADGTVNVVCDYTDRTGANEVSEMAFYFPRGESVMCWYGEDVGDDNLLWYDAAYTYDQRLCQGRTHFGGDELFCAFVLEPGSPEWVPQWENPFTFYDHDHDGVTEEVIRIEGTGNVVKNLRYSFDADNDATWDQPRDFDVSVTAHAGEGQGFDLRYATRRVLRGVPTGPFLAYHTVPGFAIETRWDKRMLTWDEIDRNVDRDGAADTMERWEGVIAKGNEAFPQVGGPSSGPFNNRFELAGSPGLIRLYYAPVDQRLHLLGAETIWLAADPNHDGTADMRYTYTDSDGDGRIDVWELDADGDGTADDRWTSTAECTDVAYDWGQVQAMMIPVLETAPGQLFVLASRLREALVAKGGSGGDPVWALVDSDFAAEAIREEFREDYLQSNESLRFYLDIVKDRLILALKRAHDDPGFWERFNAMRGAGDLEGMRGLVEKTFTITTAAPDFGEWRASRLAAFARPKVAWAQDWVPPNIGWESELAGYRVYWGQFDFFGKQQRALVMPAFGNGASYHAEQPWGMDALHVNQTGGLGAVTLYASGQAYPVYSPEGKGAIVWSKRFISMDDASVTVEVTAENVGPQEAPYTVRFTCSALADRPDSPIEVVVDGGPADVPIELGIGITRMAQETFAIDTAAGVMGSWGVQGTDIGWIGLGVVFPPKLFVRAMDSEAEHEVILAAKAGVPLRYHIQGDWLRGRTFPRSPVLRNWMDDLRRTALNAKLR